Within the Euzebyales bacterium genome, the region GTGATCAGCTCGTCGTCGATCCCGTGATCGTCGCGGCGCGCGGCGGCGGCATCGCGGCAGCCGACCGGCGTAGCTCGTCCCATCCGGTGGTGTGGGCGGCCGGCCGGTCGGCGTCGGTGAGCTCCTCGCGATCCAGGACATGGACCATCGCGCGCACGAGCGCCACGTCGGTGCCGGGTCGGATCGGCACGAACACGTCCGCCTTCGCGGCGGTCACGGTGCGGACGGGGTCGCGTCACCGTAGCCGTGCGGGACGGCACACCGCCAGTCGGTGATCCACAACAGCCGGGAGCCGATCCACGGCCGCTAGATGAATGATTCCGTTGTGGTGCTGTCAGTGGTCGTAGGCGACCAGGTGTCGCCCGGGGGTGTGCAGTTGCCAGTTGAACCAGATCGCTGCGGCGAGTGCAGCCAGGCGCTGCACGACGCGGGCGAAGACGCCTTGCAGGGTACGCCCGCCGTGGCCTTCCAGGTCGAGTTGGCCCTTGAGGGTGTCGATGATCGACTCGACCCACTGGCGCATCCCACCGAGCGTGCCGAACCGCGCGCGTTCGTCGTTGCGGTCGGGACGCACGACCAGCGCGCCCATATCGGCGACGAAGGTCTCGAAGTCGGCGCTGGCGAAGCCTTTGTCGGTGACCAGCACCTGCCCGGGATGCAACGGTTGGCGGTCGAGCATGGCAGCAGCCACGTCGCGTTCGGGTGTGTTGGCCGGCGCGAGCGCGAAGTCGACGGGCAGCCCGTCAGGCGTGGACAGCAGGTACAGCCGGAACCCCCAGAAGTACCGGGAGTGCGACGCGCAGTAGCCGTAGGTGGCGTACCCGGCCAGCTCGGAGCGTTTGACCGTCTCGCGGGACGCCGCGCACGGGACCGGGGTGGAGTCGAGCAACCGGACCCGGTCACACACCGACGGGGACGCTGCGA harbors:
- a CDS encoding IS982 family transposase, translating into MHACLDDLVIALYVFIDDLLDSRPRHGRPPRISDAELVCLAIAQVLLDAGSERRWLRLVGDRLGHLFPYVPQQPGYNKRLRRLAPVICAVLRELVAASPSVCDRVRLLDSTPVPCAASRETVKRSELAGYATYGYCASHSRYFWGFRLYLLSTPDGLPVDFALAPANTPERDVAAAMLDRQPLHPGQVLVTDKGFASADFETFVADMGALVVRPDRNDERARFGTLGGMRQWVESIIDTLKGQLDLEGHGGRTLQGVFARVVQRLAALAAAIWFNWQLHTPGRHLVAYDH